The sequence tcagaatgcggtatgtcacgggccttcgggggtaccggaagattttctatgtgtataaaagaagcagtgcctgccgtgtacgagtcattacaatttgtgacagcagcgcgtactgacgtgctttttgctcgctcattttttcgtttcgttcgttcgtttacctacacagtgacagcatgcagtcaccagcggtagaactgctggtgggtctgcgaatatgcatgaaagaagtgggcgcaattttttgtcattctgtgcttgatgatggtcggatgcagtggtgtcggttgcgatggatgcaatcgcccatcgcatcgctcggagttcacggctagaggccgatgatggccaaggcagcgagggcagcggtggtggatgaagaagaataaaatcatccacatgatcccgggatgggtacgagtcatgtcatatgactgactatatgttaagttgtgcttggtactaaacggcATGTATATTAAAACATGGTgatatactataacagttctgattccccagcaaaaaaaaatcaacactgatcaaaataaaaatttaattaaaataattattttcatttatttgcagaaggcataagcaattaaagatgcacaatcagcaatagtgttgatatccattttagattcgaaaatttcgctgtgttttaaaaaaagtacgcaaaaaataatttccagaagaatatttaaataactttatcttattctttttttttcattttctgagaaattttattattaaacttgacgtagactcggagtttggaatcaaaacattaaataatttttcgttgacgtattagcagtacctcctatattatagtagggttactgctccttgacttgtttctcattgttgtgattttttttcagcagtaagcatgcatgttagcaaaaagaagcaacgaaattggtgctgtatttctttgtttggaaaacgagacagttcccctaaaatagcacattttgcccaagtctaaaaattttgtaaatagaatttttaaacttcaaatactatcatcaataagatatctataaatgccctacatttacTTGagtaaagcaattctaattatgtatttaattattagttttatttccagaagttttgaataaacaatttgctaataattctacaaagcatggaagttgtcgcttccaatatcaataccaatattcaaactccatagatccaaaagttaaatgtaaatacgttacgtttatacaagtcctacgtctactcgcggttatgttgaaaacattatccattgctttttttttgcattcgtaaaaagtacccaatatagaaaagacagacgtagttctacgtcaacaTCGCAGTAAAGCTGCGAATCGAATGGATTTTGGGTTGATGTCTACGTAGCGTTTTTACGCTGCGTacacgccgcgttcacgcagcttgaaaaaacgctacgtagGCATCGGTCCTTTAGCAGTCCGAAGCATACACGAtcagaaaaaagtacctaatattaggtacttttcactaaAATGGGGGGTTCAGTGTAGGGGCCCAAAATTAGGTAATTATTACTTCAAGTTGAGTAAAATGTACTTGATATTAGGAAAAATATACTTAGGGtgtgtctcatttggagaattaaacttaaaaatgacagttcgaaaattaaaaaatcaccccgttataagaatggctggtgctacccagcaattccaataggacatcgatggaaaatgattcgatatctgtcaaaagtaatcttgctctgcgagcagggttatttgataattattgaaatgtcacttttaagtttaatttcagtttaattatccaattgagacagacccttaattttgaatagaaactaaccacccggataaaaaacccaagtaacaccgaaaacatcattattagcgAAGACCTAAGAATCATGTTAAATAACGGTCGGGAAAAGGAAATATAAAACATGTTATGTTCGAAGAAAGTTATAAAAAGGTTTTTGCTAAACATATAGCAATTTGATCATTGAAGATGTTTTGTACTACAATTTTCTACTACATTACGACTTGCTGATAACATGTTGGTTTTTGACATTTGATTGTTTTTTcaagatgttttgttttacattttctcaacatAAAGGATGCATACAGTATTTATGATATTATAAACATGGTCataacatgttcattttttgacatttgtttagttAGAAAATACATCTTAATGATGAGAGTATAGCTAAAACACGCATTTTGAACGtaatttcaacatcttttaGGATCAAAGCAACGAACGTTTTTGAACgactttgttgtttatcgaGAGCTCGCCATATTGTTATTTGGCAGATTCAAGAATTTGTTTACAGATGAATTTCTTAATTATGTGATTTTGGAATAGTTCTTTTTTCGTCAATCAATGGCGCATAATTTTGggagaagtaaaatgaaaagttcgCCGATGAACCAAGAGTCGCATATAATGCGAGACttagaaacaaattaaaattttgtatttagTTTGTGTCTTTTTAATTTTACCAAAATGGTATTCATCATTTCATGCATGCATTTTTTATTCGGTTTTGTATATGGTTTGTTTGGTTGTTAATGTTGGtcttcatttttgttttggtattcaatttgacagaaTCATGTTGAGAGACGGTTATTGAAAACTTCCTTACTACTTTACTTTAGTCGTGTGAacgtgcaatcaaaagcttggttgcgactgaaagatgttgaaaatatcaacattttttgcgctgtttgggtcgtgtaaaagtaatgaaataagTTTTTATTACCGAAACATAACAAACCTATATGCTTGAAAGATGCTTTTTTGACTCTCATACAACAAACTGTGTTACTTGGGAATACAATagagttgcaataaaatatcataaaaatacaatacattttattaatgagcattaaattctattgtttttatatcatACTAATTAAAGTGCCGTATTGTTATTCCAAAAGACGACAATAAATTTTATTGCCAGTAAAATGTTGGCgatagaattacaataaattcaattgtaatggaaaaaatttgttcgaaaaaaaatcgatttttttattgtaaagatacataacaacccctattttctattgtaaaactgccatttacaataggctTAATGGTAGAAAACAATAGTCTTTAATGTTAATCTATTGTGTTCCACAATAGAGTTTAGTGTAATTACCATTCATTTCAGCGTACTgtcacaactttttttttcaaaattgtgtaaaatggatatatctATGATTCTCAAacaaaatgattcaattattcatgcgatgtgtaagTTACTTTTAGCGTGAAGATCTAAATTAGCATGATGGTGCAGTGAAATGGTTTCACTGAAATCTTTCTTAGGAGAAAAAGCTCTAGCAGCTCACAAAATTCTCTCCTCTGATGCTCCTTTGGAAAATGTTTACATTCGAAATCAATATGGCGCAAGTTCGAATCCAATATGGCCGCATGTTTTGGTCATATCGCATGATACCGCAAAATAAACATGTTTATAATGATACAATTTAAGgtttttgattcaattttaataGGTTAAACATATAACAACACACAATATCTATTTACATATAATAGACGAGACCTTGAGTTTTTCGAATAATTAGAAATTTTCTGGAGCTTTTAGTTGGAAGTGAAGAATGGAAGAGAAAGTGAACAAGGTGCAAACACGATATCGAAGGTGTTatgaaaagatgaaaaaaatcttcgcTCTTCATCACCCTCGATTTTTCTTTACTCACTGCACAAAgataatagtgctgtccaatgagcagctcgaagtagctcgaagttcgTCCCACCcctctcatgcccatttgttaacaaaaaagaacgagaaggacgggaacaacttcgagctgctcattggacagcattaatcAGTATGAGGATTcttaatcacagacaaacagacgtaacagttagaacaatttccagaaaaatccaTCACCCACTGCAGTTTACTTTATCACCACCTCGCGTGCATGTTGCCCAAAATGTTGTGTAGTACGACAATGTGAAAcgagaaaacatattttagttactagataaaggttgtcgcttcggttccctttgttctgctgtccggaacatgttgggtaccaagctgtcaaatcgtatggattttccttctttgacatttagctcccctatcctcgccagcaaaagatgttccggacagcgacgacagcgacaatctttatctagtaactaaaaaatcttttgaaacgAACTTGTTATAAACTTTGTTAtaatcttaaaaatcactctgataaaattaaaaaaaagtaagtTTCTTTTGCTACTTTTTTGTGAGGTGTACTAAATTGTTGTTTAGCtgttcctgaaggaaatctaataaattttagTTTTTGCTTCTTAATTCATCATAAAAATCATTAGGCggtaacaatacttccgccttaccaacaaccatttgtttactttgctcgataggtataGTAGGTTTGACAGTTCGATAAATAGTTAGATTTGGCTTAATTATTTCCCGCATAATCACGGACCATACGTAGACCGCATCTGCTATAATTAAAGAGAATAAGGGCCGGAGGGccgtgcacacgtttacgtgtgcattactccatttgatgatgggtaccttgcgtgaacgcggcgtgcacgcagcgtaaaaaaccgctacgtgaaCATcgggtagggtggctcaaaaaacactttttcaaattttttgatgggccgcccttttattcatttctatttgatgccctgatgctctggacaaaatttcagacaaatcggtcaacgtttgggcggtgctaaactcgttggaagtttatatggaaaaatgtatgcagaaacatccaaaaacagtgatttgcagttgaacggcacaatttacgatcaagaaccatgatactcattcagttctcgtagaattaaatacagaatgttatgctgaaaaccgcgagaagattagagtttattaggcaaagatattagcattttactggagtgttgtaggggtgaatttatttctttttaaaggtaaaagaaacgaaatttgctcaaaccccacttcagagaaatgctaataacttagccgggaaaactctaatcttctcgcggttttctgcataacattctgtattaaattcttcaagatctgaatgactatcatagttcttcatcgtaagttgtgccgtccaactgcatttcactgttttgggatgtttctgcatacatttttgcatataaacttccaacgagtttagcaccgcccaaacattgaccgattgggctgaaattttgtccagagcatcagggcatcaaacagaactgaataagagggcggcccatcaaaaaaattgaaaaaagtttttcccatactaatttgagccaccctaacatcGGGCCTAAGTGTTATTGTAGCGATGGTCTCACTAATAGTAGTCAATCATAAATGTACAGTCTCATATACTTTTTCAACAGCAGCTCAGATGGCaaacggccaaacgaccatatgagtaataggcggttaagtataattaacatttaaatccggtcgttttttcgaacaaaatttttgaTGTACCATACATCAGTTGGTAGATGTACATATTGAAAAACTATAGAATTACACATCGACAGCATGGTATGTATTAACAGTAAATGTTGATGTAGGGTTGGTATGGTGAACCAAGCTTAAAATTCTATGCTAACAATGAAGCGAATAGTAACAATATATCTTATAACGCATATGTAATTTTGACTGCATGGTATGTCGTTTTTCATTATGCGGGTTGCACAACTCTATATACATTCTGGTATTGCCGTCCCACCCACAGATTTAAGACTACTCAAAATTTAAGcactttttataaatacgagaaagccaaaaaagcgagtaaaatttccgtatgCAAAAAAGGCACAGCAACGCAATTTTATTCACCGGTgagtaaaatgaaaattaacgTGCTGGTTTAAATATGGAGTAGACTTATtgcgtacaaaaatgtgaggcaCACCTTTTGTTACACATAGCATTATCCAaaaagttgcaatcgacgcgggTTGTGgtctaaaaaattaaaaattggcgCGATCggacattcatatttttttttaaatcgttaacattttttttgtatgaaattgctGCAATGCAAATAGATGTAAATTTAAGAAAAAGTAAAAactattcccctaaagtgcacatttgacctttcttatatttttccactaggtggatcaatctgagtttttatttataattcaagacaaagttttcaaaacgacttatctgcttttgcaaacaaagattcgaacgtctAATCGacgatttttttaactttattagtgttttattaatctacagattaagttcaacgccgacatttgacgaatctgatagcactcttACGCAAACAAACactaccaataggtaggtgaaggtttcggctacctgacgatggcgttggtttgcgtcgaagtgctatcagattcgtgaaatcgacgtttgaatttttgtttacaaaagcagataagtcgttttgaaaattttgtcttatgAACTAATCCATCATGACGTCACGCACTCGCAGCCAAACCAAATTGACTTCCACTGCGGGCAATGTTTACATATTTGTTCTGTGCAAAAAATCAGgtttatatttaaaaagttcctctgaaaatcgcgttttttaaatatatttcgcTAAAATGACGAGAAAATGTATTGTCCCTCGGTGTAATTCGACGCACAAAATAAAAGGCATTCGGTTCTATCGATTTCCTACTGTAAGGAATGGTAGAACGCAATTAGCAAAGCAAAGGTTGGATGAGTGGAAACAAATTTTCGGATTTAGAGAATGTTTCAATCCGAGGCACAAGTATGTATGCGGCCTACACTTTGTTTCCGGTAAGTCTAATAACTTAATAATAGATTACAACGGTTTACAATTGTTCtcaaaaatatgtatatttATCTAGGCGAAGCTGCCAAGATTTCCGACGTAGCAAATATTGATTGGGTCCCTACTTTGAACATTGCTAAACTACGTTCGGAACTGCCTGTCCACCGTACAGATGACTACATTCCTGGGAAAGAAGATCTGGAAGCTGAGGCAGTCGATACAGACGATTCCCGTCTTGTTGTCAATCATGACAGCTATGAAGCATTCGTGTGCGGTTTACTGGGAGGTGCTAATCTTATTTCCACTGCTGCGACACAAGCAGCCCTTAAGGACGAAATATCAAATGAGACAGGACAGTGCAGTTTTTCAGATATTCCAAAGCGTAAGTACAACAGCTTCTATAAAAAAGCTCTAGTTGCTTTATGTGTATTTCGTTGATTCACAGCTTGTGACAATATCAGCAATGGAAGCATGCTCATCAATATCAACGAACGAATTAATCCGCAATCCAGGCACAACTATACCTACAGCAGCGTAGAACCTTACCGCAACAGTACTGCTGCTCAAGATTATTCTATGGAGACAACGACCTCAGCTTCAACCAAGAATTCCACTGGTATCGGGGGTGGAGCGTGCAGTATCCAACAAggtatttattttattgaaagcTTATAAAACTACAATGAATAACAAGTGTCCAAAATAACCATTAGTCGAAGCAGCTTGAAATACACTTTTAAGACCAAGTTCAGactatgagctatatcacttgatatagggATTTTTGATATGAGACGTCATGCATTATTTGCAAtgaaatttagatttgtatACTTCGAAAAAGTTCTTAATATGTTTTAGCTTATCATGTACCATAATGCAATAATGCGGCCTTTTGTTAGCATTCATTTAACTTTTACGATAGATTCATAATTTGCAATATGTGTCTAAAATTGactaaaaatgtgtattttatgcTGCTTCACCCTCATTTGAATTGGTTTATAATTTAATGTTGTTCCGTTTCGCCAATCGAATCACAACATCATTTGAACTAATTCCATAAACTAGGCAAGTATTTATTCAAATCCTGTCAATATTCTTTCAGAGTCCTGGTTTTCTACATGCCCAGATAATACATTCAATGATGGAGACAAAAACGCTGAAAGTGCTATTACACCATGCCAAAATGAACTGATTGCGTTGAAATGCAATAATAAGGACAAAGATGACATACTTGTGGCATATCGAAAAGAATTAGCAAGACTTCAAAAGAGGGTAGACGTGTTAGAAAGTGATCTTTCAAAGAAACAGTATGGCTTGACCTGGATAAATGATGACCGACGCTGCAAACTCTACACCGGAATTAATAGTCTTCAGACATTAAAAATATTATACGAATACGTCGAGAATAGTTTGTTCCAGCCTCGTTGTGCGTTGACAAAGGATCAACTCTTCATTATGACCCTTCGCAAACTGCGACGCAACACACCATTTGTGGATTTAGCCGAAGAGTATTCTGTTTGTCCTACGACAATATCGAAGTATTTCCATAGAACGTTATTTGTTTTGTACGATACTTTAAGATACGCTTTAGACCCTGTTTCAAGGAACATAAGCATTCGACATCTTCCTCAAATTTTCCATGAGCATTATGGCTATCGCCGTATATACATTATTGATTGTTTTGAAATTACTACCGAAGAACCTACAGACACTAAAGCTGCCCTTTCTCACCACAGTTCATATAAAATGAGGGAAACTGTAAAGTTTTTAATTGCCATATCAGCTGAAGGAAGAGTGTCATTTATTTCGCACGCATATGGCGGTCGTTGTTCAGATCGTAACGTTGCTGAGACCTCAggatttctcgaaattcttgAGCCCGGGGATGTTGTAATTGCCGATAAGGGTTTTAACATAAGCGATTTGATATCCTCCAAAGGTGCAACATTAAATATTCCAACATTCCTACGCAAAGATACTCAATTGAACCCGTTGCATATAGAAAGAGATAAACAAATAACAACCTTGCGAGTACACGTCGAACGATTGATTGGCGTTCTCAGATTAAAATATGATTACCTGAATGGAACGATCCTTGTAGATTCCTTGAGACGATTTGAAAACAATATCAATGTAGTGGATCTAGCAGTTTGGGTGCGTTGAATGTTAGTAAATATCAACAGGTCCATGGTGTAGTAAATAAGCATTAAACATATGAAAGGGATTCGCGCGTCACATGCTTCCACCAGGGCTTAATGATTATTCGAATCAATCTTCATATCCAGTGTTGTCTAATTTTTCGTTTTTAAttcagaaataaataaaaatgttgagaaattataaacatttattttaacttttatttGCAAGGTGTCATTTTCTccgtaaaataattaccgattaACTCCGGAAGAATAATGTTGTGGAAATATAATTGACTGCGCTGCTTACAGTGATCCCAAAAAGATTCATTCCGTTCGactttaataatacaattttcgGTTTTGCTCCAAACCATAAACAGGCCAAAGTCGACTCCTGATATAAAAATTTGCGCTTGAACTTGAAAATAGTATGCATGAGTTTCAACCAGTTCAAATGAATTGTTATTCATTCTGATGAATGAGTTCGGAAGAAGAGCCAATTTCTCCAGGCTCAACTGTTCATTCAAAGAACTACTAGCCTTTAATCTGAAGGGACATTtgatttcaactgaaaattttccacaacacAAGCAACTACCTATGCAATCCAATGAAGCAGCTAGAAAAGCACTTTCTTGATCAATCAGTATGCCACAATCAGAGAGATGCAGATTGTCGTGCTGTTcagataaaattttgaaaagtgctTTCTTGGCAATTGGTTCGTTTCTCCTACCGTAGGCTAATGCAGGTGTGTCAACAGGTGTTGCATACGGGTGGCATATTCTCTTGAGTAGAGTCAACTTAGGTGGAGGATACTGATTCGATGTATTCACGACTTCTTTAAGACATGAAGCCGTCACTCTTCCGATTCGAACCCACTACCAAAAACTGCAGCTTGCTTGCTTCCGAGTTAATTTCTCAACTGCTACTACATCTGACTCTGTCAAAGTGAATTTTAGTCCTCGCCCCACTTCTCTGAGATCATCCAGTTTTTTTCCTCTAAAAGCATCGCTGAAGTTTCCTTGCAGCAAAACGTTTCGATTAATAATAAGTTCATCCGGAACGTAGTTATTTTGACAATTCTGGCATGTGAACTTGACACCATCACAAATCGTGTTTAAAAGCACAGACTGTTCTTCATTCTCGTTTAGCTTTCTCAACATAGCGTCGAAATCTCGTCTTGTTTTGCCAGAAATAGTGTCGTAgtaatatttcgatgcttttccGTAACCAATATTCCGAACTTTTTTATACAGATCTGTACGAACGTTCTTCGTCGGCTGGCGCCAATAGCATGGGAAATCTGTAACTGTAAGCTTTGATACATTTATTAGAGCATTGTAAAAAGTAAATGTATTCAGCATTTACCTTGTGATTAATCGACTGTGCATGCAGATTAGCCAATGCATATAACACAGCACTAACATGAGAACAAGTCTCAGTTATCCCCGCAACGCAGGTACAGTGCGCATAAATAATGTTTCCACGTACATCAATAATTATCCACGGTCTCAACATATTTTCCTTCAGTTTCATCGAGAGAATCACCTGAGGTTAAAAATATTTATAGAATCTTAAGATTAATTTCATGCTACTTTCCTTACCTTTCCTACGAGAACATGGTACCCTTCTCGCATGGTTCCTTGAAGAGAGGGCACAAACCCTGCCTCAAACTTCCGGTATCCTTCCACACTACGAGCATTCTTCATCGGACGGCCGGTATACGAGGAAATGAAGTTCAGCAAATAATCAATAACGTGACCGGTAGTAACAGTAGTCGGTATACTCTGAGTTCCTTGTGCGAAAAACGAAGGGCTGTACGGATCGTTGTATCCAATAATTCTGATTTTTTCCAGATATCTGCCTTGTACATTTGGTGTCGTTTTCGGTAATGCTTTAGCATAATTCGAAAGCTGACCTCCGATTGGGTTTAGCTGACTGAGCTTCAACATTTTCGAATGCTGTTAGTACTACTTAGTAGTAACACAAATAGTTTTAACGATTATCTAAACAGAAAGTAATACAATTCTAAATTGATCTATTTCACTATTTGTTGTACTGCAAACTGTGTACTATAGATGATCGATTTGTTTGTAAACATTGCCCTCAGATATTTTGACATCTCCCCGTTCGTGGTTAAGTCCATAGTGGGCAAACCCGCGTCCCCCACGGTCCCTGGTGTATCATGCAAAGCTCTCTCATACAGGCATGCAGGAGAATGAAAAGGAGCTTTCGGTTTGTGCCATGttcgaaaaaatataaatacagGGTGACGCAGAATGTCAAATGGCAAAGCGACTCGGCGGTATTTATTTAATATTCTCAATGTTGAGGGCCGTTTTATTTGCAAAAATTGCCAATTTCAACACTGACAAAAATGTGATCATAGTATTTATGTGAGGCAAACATAAATTTTAGCTACACAATGGGGCAAATGGACGTAAGAATAGGTAAGAATTATAATCAAACGTCTCAtagaaatttgccacaaggaatcgatATGAGTTTCAAAAGATAAatcattttatgagacagatcgaaacagctgtttttctcgtgtttaaACTTTGACAATTAGGGCCCATTCAGGGGTGGGAGGGTACCTATCAGAccgttacggcccatacaaatttcagaaccctttcatacaaaaaacgttacgagggggtgggtagggttgaaaatggtcaattcttgcgttatgtaatttgtgaatgaactcttagttctttttttttggtaatttcgcgctgaacattccgatgggtcccgcatcaattctgcctgttttacttttcgtctaccccagcagttctcaacctttttcttgagaggtaccccttcgaactttttcattatttgaggtaccccctattttttgctgtaaatgaaaaaaagCATAATTCGTaacatatatgaaaaatggacctgaaaccTTACGGGATTTATGGTTCTCCAAAAAGTTGGCAGAAATTTTCATCACTCCGTCAGTTTATAGATCAAGCTACAGGACTTTCATGACTAttggagccttccgagcctcttaaatggCGGCTTTCAAAGCCCCTTGTAAGAAAAATTTCGAGCCATTTGAAGGGAGgttaccgagcctcttgaaaggggtgCTTCCGAATCACTTGAGCCGCTttggagcttcttgaaaggagccgtCCAAGTCTtttgtaagaaggcttccgCTAAAGAAAGCTTACAGGCGTTTTGTAAGGAGGCCTTCGGGCCTATTGAGGCTTTcgggctttttgaaaggagcctttcgggccatttgaaagaaggcttccggggctcttgaaaggaggcttccgggcctcttgaaaggaggcttccgttcctcttgaaaggaagcttccgggcctcttgaaaggaggcttcagggtttcttgaaaggaggctaccgagcctcttaaaaggaggctaccgggcctcttgaaagggggcttccgggcctcttcaaaaggaggcttccgggcctcttgaaaggaggcttccgggcctcttgaaagggggcttccgggcctcttgaaaggaggcttccgggcctcttgaaaggaggcttccgggcctcttgaaaggaggcttccgggcctcttgaaaagaggcttccgggcctcttgacaggaggcttccgggcctcttgaaaggaggctgcctcttgaaaggaggcttccgggcctcttgaaaggaggcttccgggcctcttgaaaggaggcttccgggcctcttgaaaggaggcttccgggcctcttgaaaggaggcttccgggcctcttgaaaggaggcttccgggcctcttgaaaggaggcttccgggcctcttgaatggaggcttccgggcagcTTGAAAGGAGCCATCCAAGTCTTTTGTAAGATGGCTTCTAAAAGAAGGCTTACATTCAGGTtcaaaacatattgaaattaaATGCGTCTGTTCGCGCACATTGGCAAGCCACCTATTATTACAACagtgcacagatagaaaaagttgttgaaattcacacgaaagtaatgcacataaagggaatgctaaaaagagtgtaaatttaaacgattttaTCGCCTGAACACTACTAAagatccacacatatttattggcaaaaatccatagatttaacttatggtgtatatcagcgcacacataaccattctccacgcgaactactaataaaatatatagccaaataaactttatgtgtggtctcgaattagcaattatttaatttcgattatattagggtggagctattgcaaaaatttataacggcgacacatatatcttatatagataattttggcagtgaatgtatgcaatttctattgcattatgtcactttttatatgaCTTATGCTATAGAAACTGACATAACGCtttagaaattgcatacatttagggcgaacttgttgaACAAGAATTATGAACGCctagaatagtgtaattttccgcgtttttattatttatgcgCCCTGTAGTTTTCATTATATTTTACGAATGAGGTTTTTCATCTGTCAAAAACGATATTGGACCTGGTTCAAAATTAGTCCAGTTCCAAAAAACATAGACCAGAAAACTggtataaggtaccccggggcaagtgaaaatacggggtaagtgggtactatgg comes from Armigeres subalbatus isolate Guangzhou_Male chromosome 2, GZ_Asu_2, whole genome shotgun sequence and encodes:
- the LOC134216876 gene encoding uncharacterized protein LOC134216876, whose amino-acid sequence is MLKLSQLNPIGGQLSNYAKALPKTTPNVQGRYLEKIRIIGYNDPYSPSFFAQGTQSIPTTVTTGHVIDYLLNFISSYTGRPMKNARSVEGYRKFEAGFVPSLQGTMREGYHVLVGKVILSMKLKENMLRPWIIIDVRGNIIYAHCTCVAGITETCSHVSAVLYALANLHAQSINHKLTVTDFPCYWRQPTKNVRTDLYKKVRNIGYGKASKYYYDTISGKTRRDFDAMLRKLNENEEQSVLLNTICDGVKFTCQNCQNNYVPDELIINRNVLLQGNFSDAFRGKKLDDLREVGRGLKFTLTESDVVAVEKLTRKQASCSFW
- the LOC134216862 gene encoding uncharacterized protein LOC134216862, which produces MTRKCIVPRCNSTHKIKGIRFYRFPTVRNGRTQLAKQRLDEWKQIFGFRECFNPRHKYVCGLHFVSGEAAKISDVANIDWVPTLNIAKLRSELPVHRTDDYIPGKEDLEAEAVDTDDSRLVVNHDSYEAFVCGLLGGANLISTAATQAALKDEISNETGQCSFSDIPKPCDNISNGSMLININERINPQSRHNYTYSSVEPYRNSTAAQDYSMETTTSASTKNSTGIGGGACSIQQESWFSTCPDNTFNDGDKNAESAITPCQNELIALKCNNKDKDDILVAYRKELARLQKRVDVLESDLSKKQYGLTWINDDRRCKLYTGINSLQTLKILYEYVENSLFQPRCALTKDQLFIMTLRKLRRNTPFVDLAEEYSAKVDS